A part of Candidatus Abyssobacteria bacterium SURF_5 genomic DNA contains:
- a CDS encoding glycosyltransferase family 2 protein, translated as MTSRGKVSVIIPTYNGIKYIPACLDSLRSQSRVADEIIVVDDGSSDGTAALLAAAYPEARLVRLKNNQGFAAAANKGISSSSGDYIALLNNDTTAHKDWLKELIKVLDEQPSVSFCSSKMLFADQPDTINSIGIGFTRTGIAMDVGFRQKDGLQFERARPVFGACAGAAIFRRSLFDEIGLLDEDLFMWYEDVDFSLRARLAGRECLYVPTAIIYHKGGGTISSKQRKHIYYCARNQILIMVKNLPRPLLNKYLPRLFSVCLKHSIKSLLKGDTAAVSGYCAALKDLKPFLRKRQLTNWKNTVSDADLDRLLQMDSNNILASASGKTLGD; from the coding sequence TGGAATAAAATATATCCCGGCGTGCCTGGATTCTCTCCGAAGTCAATCGCGGGTAGCCGACGAAATCATCGTGGTCGACGACGGCTCTTCCGACGGAACCGCTGCTCTCCTCGCCGCCGCCTATCCGGAAGCACGCTTGGTGCGGCTCAAAAATAATCAAGGCTTTGCAGCAGCGGCAAACAAAGGGATCAGCAGCTCTTCGGGAGATTATATTGCTCTTCTTAATAATGATACAACGGCTCATAAGGATTGGCTCAAAGAGTTGATCAAAGTGCTTGACGAGCAGCCGTCCGTCAGTTTCTGCTCCTCCAAAATGCTGTTCGCCGATCAACCGGATACAATCAATTCAATCGGCATCGGATTCACCCGCACCGGAATTGCAATGGATGTCGGCTTTCGTCAAAAAGACGGCCTTCAGTTCGAGCGGGCCCGCCCCGTTTTCGGTGCCTGCGCGGGCGCGGCTATTTTCCGCCGAAGTCTCTTTGATGAGATAGGTCTTTTGGATGAGGACCTGTTCATGTGGTACGAAGACGTCGATTTCAGCCTTCGCGCCCGGCTCGCAGGGCGAGAATGTCTATACGTACCCACCGCGATCATCTACCACAAAGGTGGGGGAACGATTTCGTCAAAGCAGAGAAAACATATCTACTATTGCGCCCGGAATCAGATCCTGATCATGGTAAAGAATCTGCCTCGTCCTCTTCTCAATAAGTACTTGCCGCGATTGTTCTCAGTATGTTTGAAACATTCAATAAAGTCCCTGCTCAAAGGCGACACCGCTGCTGTATCAGGTTATTGTGCGGCCTTAAAAGACTTGAAGCCTTTTCTTAGGAAACGCCAACTAACTAATTGGAAAAACACTGTTTCTGATGCCGACTTAGACCGATTGCTGCAGATGGATAGCAACAACATCCTCGCCTCGGCATCCGGCAAGACCCTGGGAGATTGA
- a CDS encoding glycosyltransferase family 2 protein, translating into MTSANGIVSVIIPNYNGEKYLADCLGSLAKQSFSQVEIIVVDNASTDRSTEIIRQRFPSVRLVPLSANRGFAAAVNRGIKTANGNYIILLNNDTQADVNFVRALHAALERDPQAAMAAPKMLFLKNPERVNSAGLGYSITGTNHDIGFGRLDGPDFRTPAWIFGPCGGAGIYRREIFDEVGEFDEDLFMYYEDVDFCFRAQLSGFKCIFVPDAIVYHAEGGSSASLPKPKNFYFARNSLWVIIKNFPVKTLFAYLPAILWEMLKRAFSPLLKGDPSAVIGYCSAIKSLRKYLEKRREVQRLVRAPIHDIEQLLKKNRSVCKEINIHGRPCEERL; encoded by the coding sequence ATGACCTCGGCGAACGGGATAGTCAGCGTCATAATACCGAATTATAATGGTGAGAAATATCTGGCGGACTGCCTCGGTTCGCTTGCTAAACAATCGTTCAGCCAGGTCGAGATCATTGTCGTCGATAACGCATCGACCGATCGTTCAACCGAAATCATCCGGCAACGGTTCCCCAGCGTCAGGCTCGTACCGCTTTCGGCAAATCGGGGATTCGCTGCCGCAGTCAATAGAGGAATCAAAACTGCCAACGGAAACTACATCATTCTGTTAAACAACGATACGCAGGCGGATGTGAATTTCGTGAGGGCATTGCATGCGGCTCTTGAGAGGGATCCCCAGGCGGCGATGGCCGCTCCGAAAATGCTGTTCTTGAAGAATCCTGAAAGAGTGAATTCGGCGGGATTAGGCTACTCGATCACGGGGACGAATCATGACATCGGGTTCGGCAGACTGGACGGGCCCGACTTCCGGACGCCGGCGTGGATATTCGGCCCCTGCGGCGGCGCCGGGATATACAGGCGGGAAATATTTGATGAAGTAGGGGAGTTCGACGAAGACCTTTTCATGTATTATGAAGATGTTGATTTTTGCTTTCGCGCTCAATTGAGCGGCTTCAAGTGCATCTTTGTGCCCGATGCGATTGTATATCATGCCGAAGGCGGAAGCTCGGCATCGCTTCCCAAGCCGAAGAATTTCTACTTCGCCCGTAACTCGCTTTGGGTGATTATCAAGAATTTTCCGGTGAAAACCCTGTTCGCTTATCTGCCGGCGATTTTATGGGAGATGCTGAAACGAGCTTTTTCTCCGCTTCTAAAAGGTGACCCTTCGGCTGTGATAGGATATTGTTCCGCCATAAAATCTCTTCGGAAATATCTCGAAAAGCGGCGCGAGGTGCAGAGGCTCGTACGGGCCCCGATTCACGATATCGAACAACTCCTCAAGAAGAACCGCTCCGTGTGCAAGGAAATCAACATACACGGCCGCCCGTGTGAAGAACGATTATGA